GCGAAGTGGACATGGCGCAGACGACCCGCGACGAGGACAGGCAGCGCGTGGCGCAATTGGAGTCCACGTTGGAGACGGGGAAACTGGGTGCGCGACCCGAGTTGGTCAAGGCGGCCGAGCAGAATCTGCTTGCCCAGCAAGCGGCGCTGGAGCGCGCCGACTGGACGCTCGCGCAAAAACGGCAATCCGCGCAGCAGGCGGCGCTGGTCACCGACACGCTTTACCGTGCGGGGGATTGGGTTCCGGCGGGCAATCCGGTCGTCGCGTTGCTGCCGCCCGCCAACCTCAAGGTCCGCGCCTTCGTGCCGCAGGAAACGATCGGCAGAGTCCAAGTCGGCGGAGCGGCGCAGGTTGTGGTGGACGGCTTGCCCGAACCTTTTCCTGCCAACGTTTCTTTCGTTTCTCCGCGCGCCGAATTCACCCCGCCGGTCATCTACAGCCAGAAAATGCGGGAAAAATTCGTCTTCCTTATCGAGCTGTCGGTGGTGCCCGATGTCGCGGTCAAACTGCATCCCGGCCAGCCGGTGGATGTGGTCCTTTCGCTCTGATTTTTCCATGGGCGAGCTCGTTATCGACGTTCGCGGCATGACCAAGCGCTTCGGCGAACGCACGGTGGTCAACAGCATCGACCTGCGCGTGGCGCGCGGGCAGATCTACGGTTTTCTCGGCCCCAACGGCAGCGGCAAGACAACATTCATACGCATGCTCTGCGGACTGCTGCGAGCCGATGCCGGCAGCGGGACGTGTCTGGGCCATGACGTGATCCGCGAGAGCGCCGCGATCAAGCGCGAGGTGGGCTACATGACCCAGCGCTTCAGTTTCTACGAGGACCTGACGATCCGGGAAAACCTGGATTTCGTGGCGCGCGTGTATGCGCTCCCGGACCGGCGCAAGGCGGTGGACGAAAGTCTCGACCACCTCGGCCTGCAGGACCGCAGGAACCAGCTGGCCGGACAGTTGTCGGGCGGATGGAAGCAACGCATGGCGCTCGCGGCCTGTTTGCTGCACCGGCCGAAGCTGTTGCTCCTCGACGAACCCACCGCCGGCGTGGACCCGAAGGCGCGTCGCGACTTTTGGGATGAGATCCACGTTCTGGCCTCCCGCGGGCTCACCTTTCTCATCACGACGCACTACATGGACGAGGCCGAGCGCTGCGATCGTCTGGCCTACATTTCTCTCGGTCATCTTCTGGTCGACGGCACGGTGGACGAGGTCATCGAGAAGGCGAAGCTGACCACGTGGTCGGTGAGCGGTCCGCGGCTGCCCGATCTGGCGCGCCGGTTGCGCGGCCTGCCGGGCGTCGAGCAGGCGGTGATGTTCGGCAAGGAACTCCATGTGAGCGGGGGTGATGCGCCGCTGCTCGAGCGCACGATCGAACCTTTCCGGCTCCCCGAATACCAGTGGCGCATGGTGTGCTCGGGGCTGGAGGATGTGTTCATCCACCTGATGACTGGAACGGCGGAGAACGACAAATCATGAGGGCGTCCCGGCGGTTCTCGCTCTCCCGGCTGTGGGCCATGGTGGTGAAGGAGTTCATCCAAATGTCCCGCGACCGTCTTACCTTCGCCATGATCCTCGGAATTCCGCTCATGCAGTTGATGGTCTTCGGATTTGTCATAAACACCGACCCGCGGCACATGCCGGCGGCAGTGTTGCTCGCGGACGAAGGTCCGCAGGGAAGGACTTTGCTCGAGGGGCTCAAGAACAGCACCTACTTCGACTTCGTCAAGGTGGTGCGAACCGAGGAGGAGGGCGAGATGCTTCTGCGCCAAGGGCAAGTGCAGTTCGTGGTGAGTATCCCCGAGAATTTTTCCCGCGCCCTCCTGCGCGGCGACCGCCCGGCGGTGCTTGTCCAAGCCGACGCCACCGACCCGACGGCGACCAGCGGCGGCTTGGCTGCGCTGGACGGGGTGATCAACACCGCGCTGCTCGGGGACTTCAAAGGTCCGCTCATGCGTCTTGCCCCGGTGCCTCCGGCCATCGACCTGCGCGTGCATGCGCTCTACAACCCCGAGGCCGTCACCCAATACAACATCGTGCCCGGCCTGATGGGCGTGGTTCTTACCATGACGCTCGTGCTCATCACGGGGCTGGCCATCACGCGCGAGACCGAGAGGGGCACGATGGAAAATCTGCTGTCCATGCCCCTGCGGCCGACCGAGGTGCTGGTCGGAAAAATCACGCCCTATATTTTTGTCGGCTACATCCAAGTCGGGATGATCCTGCTGGCGGCGCGGTTCATTTTCGACGTGCCGATCCATGGAAACCTTGCGCTGCTCCTGCTGGCCTCGCTTTTTTTCATCGCGGCGAATCTGGCCATGGGAATCACGTTCTCGACGATTGCCAAAAACCAGCTGCAGGCGATGCAGATGTCGGTGTTCGTCTTCCTGCCCTCGATGCTTCTTTCGGGTTTTCTTTTCCCGTTCCGCGGAATGCCCGGCTGGGCGCAAGTGATCGGCGAGATTCTCCCCATCACGCATTTCCTTCGCATAGCGCGCGGGGTGATGCTCAAGGGCATCGGCTTCGCGGATCTGGGGCGGGAACTGTGGCCCATCGCGCTTTTCGCGGTGGTTGCGCTCGCCATCGGGGTGAAGCGCTATCGCCAGACGCTCGACTGATCGGCGGCGGTGTCCGCGTGGGGCTTTGCAGAGCGGTGAGTGGCGGCTATATTATTCCGCCCATGAGCGACTTGTCGAAGATGCTGGAGGATGCGCGCGCGCGCGGCGAGCTGTTGGAATCCTCGCTGGGCAACATCAACGCCGTGCTTGCCTCCAATCCTTCCGCGGCCGAGCGGGAAAGCATCGCGGAGCTGGCGGCGGCCGGCGACTGGGTCGAGCTGAACAACCGGTTTTTCCGAACGCTGGCTTTCGGCACGGGGGGATTGCGCGGCAAGACGATCGGTGCGGTTGTCACGCGGGCCGAGCGCGGAACGCCGCAGGTGCTCGATCGTCCCGAGTTCCCGTGCACGGGGACGAACGCGATGAATTACCGCAATATCAGCCGCGCCACGCAGGGTCTGGTGTCTTACGTCAAAGAGTGGGCCGCACGGGAAAAGTTGCCGCACCGTCCGCGCATCTGCATCAGCTACGACACCCGTTATTTTTCGCGGGAGTTCGCCGATCTCGCGGCCAAGGTGATCGCCGAGTCGGGATGTGATGCGCTGGTTTTTTCCGAGCCCCGTCCCACGCCGGAGCTGAGTTTCGCCATCCGGCAGCGCGGTGCGGCGGCCGGCATCAACATCACGGCCAGCCACAATCCCCCTGCCTACAACGGCTACAAAGTATATTTCAACGACGGTGGTCAGGTTGTCGCTCCGCATGACGCGGGTATCATCGCCAAAGTCGATGCGGTGGAGCGCGCGGATTACAACCCGCTGCCTGCCGCGCAGCAGGGGCGCCGGGAGGAACTTGGGCGCGACATGGACGAAGCCTATCTCGACCGTCTGGAGCGCGTTATTCTCGATCCCGCGCTGGTGGCCCGCGAGAAGGGGTTGAAGATCGTTTATTCGCCGCTCCACGGGGTCGGTGCCTCGATCGTCATGCCGCTTCTGCAGCGTCTGGGCTTCGATGTCACCGCGGTGCCCGAGCAGCTGGTGCCCGACAGCCGTTTCCCCACGGTCGAGTCGCCCAATCCGGAGTATGCCGAGGCGCTTACCATGGCGATGCAGCTGGCCGACCGGATCGGCGCGGACTTGGTTATGGCGACGGATCCGGACGACGACCGCATGGGTGTGGCCGTGCGTGATCGCGCTGGCAAGATGCAATTGCTCACGGGCAACCAGATCGGCTCGATGCTGGCCTTCTATCGCGCGCAGCGGATGTTCGAGCTTGGCATCCTCGACGACGCGAGCAAATCGCGCGGCGTCATCATCAAGACCTACGTGACGACGGACCTGCAGAAAGCGGTGGCGGAGCATTTCGGGTTGCGTTGTGTCGAGACGTTGACCGGTTTCAAATACAACGCCGCCAAGCTGCGCAAATACGAGGAGGCGATTCCGGCCGCCCTGCGCGGCGATTACGCGCATCTCCCAGAGGAGGAAACGCGGCGTCTGCGCCTCGCACATTCCTCGCTCCTTGTTATGGGCGGGGAGGAAAGTTACGGCTACACGCTTTCGGACTTCGCCCGCGACAAGGACGCGAACGCGGCGGTCGCGGCTTTCGCCGAGGTCGTGGCCTATGCGCGCTCGCGCGGTATGACGCCCGTGGAATATCTCGACGATATTTTCGCGACCCTCGGTGTCCACTTGGAGCGCGGCGAGTCACTCGTTTTCGAAGGTGCGGAGGGCGCGGCGCTC
The nucleotide sequence above comes from Chthoniobacterales bacterium. Encoded proteins:
- a CDS encoding ABC transporter ATP-binding protein, with the protein product MGELVIDVRGMTKRFGERTVVNSIDLRVARGQIYGFLGPNGSGKTTFIRMLCGLLRADAGSGTCLGHDVIRESAAIKREVGYMTQRFSFYEDLTIRENLDFVARVYALPDRRKAVDESLDHLGLQDRRNQLAGQLSGGWKQRMALAACLLHRPKLLLLDEPTAGVDPKARRDFWDEIHVLASRGLTFLITTHYMDEAERCDRLAYISLGHLLVDGTVDEVIEKAKLTTWSVSGPRLPDLARRLRGLPGVEQAVMFGKELHVSGGDAPLLERTIEPFRLPEYQWRMVCSGLEDVFIHLMTGTAENDKS
- a CDS encoding ABC transporter permease, whose product is MRASRRFSLSRLWAMVVKEFIQMSRDRLTFAMILGIPLMQLMVFGFVINTDPRHMPAAVLLADEGPQGRTLLEGLKNSTYFDFVKVVRTEEEGEMLLRQGQVQFVVSIPENFSRALLRGDRPAVLVQADATDPTATSGGLAALDGVINTALLGDFKGPLMRLAPVPPAIDLRVHALYNPEAVTQYNIVPGLMGVVLTMTLVLITGLAITRETERGTMENLLSMPLRPTEVLVGKITPYIFVGYIQVGMILLAARFIFDVPIHGNLALLLLASLFFIAANLAMGITFSTIAKNQLQAMQMSVFVFLPSMLLSGFLFPFRGMPGWAQVIGEILPITHFLRIARGVMLKGIGFADLGRELWPIALFAVVALAIGVKRYRQTLD
- a CDS encoding phospho-sugar mutase, with product MSDLSKMLEDARARGELLESSLGNINAVLASNPSAAERESIAELAAAGDWVELNNRFFRTLAFGTGGLRGKTIGAVVTRAERGTPQVLDRPEFPCTGTNAMNYRNISRATQGLVSYVKEWAAREKLPHRPRICISYDTRYFSREFADLAAKVIAESGCDALVFSEPRPTPELSFAIRQRGAAAGINITASHNPPAYNGYKVYFNDGGQVVAPHDAGIIAKVDAVERADYNPLPAAQQGRREELGRDMDEAYLDRLERVILDPALVAREKGLKIVYSPLHGVGASIVMPLLQRLGFDVTAVPEQLVPDSRFPTVESPNPEYAEALTMAMQLADRIGADLVMATDPDDDRMGVAVRDRAGKMQLLTGNQIGSMLAFYRAQRMFELGILDDASKSRGVIIKTYVTTDLQKAVAEHFGLRCVETLTGFKYNAAKLRKYEEAIPAALRGDYAHLPEEETRRLRLAHSSLLVMGGEESYGYTLSDFARDKDANAAVAAFAEVVAYARSRGMTPVEYLDDIFATLGVHLERGESLVFEGAEGAALIAKLADSYAENPPDEVDGSRVVKVENFALDEIFDSEGDRIPSEGMIIFTLADGRRCAVRPSGTEPKIKYYIFGVEKPPGRKLSPFEVAAARQRVQASVDHLWDWLHADAKRRVNS
- a CDS encoding HlyD family efflux transporter periplasmic adaptor subunit; amino-acid sequence: MQETRSGREGCGWLPPAARAAALALLAVAFAGCTEEDPARVQGYIEGEFVYVASPFGGRLEDLAVKRGDQVEKGQLLFVLDETAERAAREEALRRVAQAEAQLADARQGLRPSEIDAIEAQLEQAKASLSLAEVELDRQKKLLASRVTSRREVDMAQTTRDEDRQRVAQLESTLETGKLGARPELVKAAEQNLLAQQAALERADWTLAQKRQSAQQAALVTDTLYRAGDWVPAGNPVVALLPPANLKVRAFVPQETIGRVQVGGAAQVVVDGLPEPFPANVSFVSPRAEFTPPVIYSQKMREKFVFLIELSVVPDVAVKLHPGQPVDVVLSL